Proteins found in one Lutimonas zeaxanthinifaciens genomic segment:
- the glgB gene encoding 1,4-alpha-glucan branching protein GlgB, which produces MAEVINHSLFTEFDINLFKSGKHYRLYEKFGSHPITVDGVSGTYFSVWAPSAESVSVIGDFNFWNEKQHRLNVRWDGSGIWEGFIPDAKEGMRYKYKIKSHHNNIVTEKADPYAFSYEKPPNTASIITSIDGYEWKDKEWMGYRKEKNGLDKPYAVYEVHLGSWMRNASDNTFFSYDQLAEKLVDYLKKMNFTHVEFMPIMEYPFDPSWGYQLIGYYAPTSRFGSAKDFMKLCDRLHQNDIGVILDWVPSHFPSDDHGLGFFDGSHLYEHPDPRKGYHQDWKSLIFNYGRNEVKSFLISNAFYWLDKYHVDGLRVDAVASMLYLDYSREDGEWEPNMYGGRENLEAIDFIKDFNREVYANFDGIQTIAEESTAFTGVTNDVEFGGLGFGMKWMMGWMHDTLEYFAKDPIYRKHHQNEITFSLAYAFSEKFMLPLSHDEVVYGKNSLLGRMPGDEWQRFANLRLLYAYMYTHPGTKLIFQGGEFGQSEEWNFSQSLDWHLLEYKPHKGLQSFVRDLNSFYKNTPALYEKAFSGEGFEWINYGDHENSVISYIRKGHDEQNDVVVVCNFTSVIRKNYEIGLPRKGKLKQILNSDYKKYFGSGVSNSKAIEIKKVERDGRPFSAAITLPPLSLVAFEII; this is translated from the coding sequence ATGGCAGAAGTAATAAATCACAGTCTTTTTACCGAATTTGACATCAATTTATTTAAATCCGGCAAGCATTACCGTCTTTATGAAAAATTTGGCTCTCATCCGATCACAGTTGATGGTGTTTCCGGAACTTATTTCTCGGTTTGGGCGCCATCGGCTGAATCAGTATCGGTGATCGGAGATTTTAACTTCTGGAACGAAAAGCAGCACAGGCTTAACGTACGATGGGACGGTTCAGGGATCTGGGAAGGATTTATACCGGATGCAAAAGAAGGAATGCGGTATAAATATAAAATCAAGTCCCATCACAACAATATAGTAACTGAGAAAGCAGATCCTTATGCTTTTTCTTATGAGAAGCCACCAAATACGGCCTCCATTATTACCAGTATTGATGGATATGAATGGAAGGATAAAGAATGGATGGGTTACAGAAAAGAAAAAAACGGTCTTGATAAACCTTATGCCGTATATGAAGTTCATTTGGGGTCCTGGATGAGAAACGCTTCTGATAATACTTTTTTTAGCTATGATCAATTAGCGGAAAAGCTGGTCGATTATTTAAAGAAAATGAATTTTACCCATGTAGAATTTATGCCGATCATGGAATATCCTTTTGACCCGTCCTGGGGATATCAGCTTATTGGGTATTACGCGCCAACCTCAAGATTCGGATCTGCCAAGGATTTTATGAAATTATGTGATCGTTTGCATCAGAATGATATTGGAGTGATACTTGACTGGGTTCCATCTCATTTTCCTTCAGATGATCATGGACTGGGATTTTTTGACGGAAGTCATTTGTATGAGCACCCGGACCCTAGAAAGGGTTATCACCAGGACTGGAAAAGTTTGATCTTTAATTACGGCAGAAATGAAGTGAAGTCATTTTTGATCAGTAATGCGTTTTACTGGCTTGATAAATACCATGTTGACGGACTTAGGGTCGATGCGGTTGCATCGATGTTGTATCTTGATTATTCTCGTGAAGACGGGGAATGGGAGCCAAATATGTATGGAGGCAGAGAAAATCTCGAAGCGATCGATTTTATCAAAGATTTTAACAGAGAAGTTTACGCCAATTTTGATGGTATTCAGACCATTGCAGAAGAATCTACAGCCTTTACGGGAGTGACCAATGATGTTGAATTTGGAGGTCTTGGATTTGGTATGAAATGGATGATGGGATGGATGCATGATACACTTGAGTATTTCGCAAAGGACCCTATTTACAGAAAGCATCATCAAAATGAGATTACCTTTAGCCTGGCTTATGCTTTTTCTGAAAAGTTCATGCTTCCTTTATCGCATGATGAGGTGGTTTACGGGAAAAATTCACTCTTGGGCAGGATGCCCGGGGATGAATGGCAGCGCTTTGCCAATCTCAGACTTCTCTATGCCTATATGTACACCCATCCGGGAACAAAACTGATTTTCCAGGGAGGGGAATTCGGCCAGTCTGAAGAATGGAACTTCTCTCAAAGCCTGGATTGGCATTTGCTCGAATACAAGCCCCATAAAGGGCTTCAGAGCTTTGTCAGGGATCTCAATTCATTTTACAAAAATACTCCGGCACTTTATGAAAAGGCCTTCTCTGGAGAAGGATTTGAATGGATCAATTACGGAGATCATGAAAATTCTGTTATATCATATATCAGGAAGGGACATGACGAACAAAATGACGTTGTAGTAGTTTGCAATTTTACATCTGTGATTCGTAAGAACTATGAAATAGGGCTACCGAGAAAGGGAAAATTAAAACAAATTCTCAATAGTGATTATAAGAAATACTTCGGAAGTGGGGTGAGTAACTCCAAAGCCATTGAAATCAAGAAAGTTGAAAGAGACGGCAGGCCTTTTTCTGCGGCCATAACCTTGCCTCCGCTAAGTTTAGTGGCTTTTGAGATAATATAG
- a CDS encoding glycoside hydrolase family 31 protein has protein sequence MILNTELEHKGNLFPSKVISYRKDVDTFYFTTDNFVVLQVTVRRDSVIRFRYSTKTIFDNDFSYAITKYASEGYNHLELTEDETHYIITTSKLICKISKTDLRKSIYDAKDDKLICEDELGFHWEESYEFGGDIVKMSKVSQDSEAFYGLGDKPVHINLKGKRFENWVTDSYAYGRDTDPIYKTIPFYVGLHHEKAYGIFFDNTFRSYFDFCSERRNITSFWAEGGEMNYYFIYGPAMTDVVASYTDLTGKPHELPPLWALGYHQCKWSYYPESNVRAITSKFRELEIPCDAIYLDIDYMDGFRCFTWNKEHFPDPKKMVKDFEEQGFKTIAIIDPGIKIDMEYSVFREALEKDYFCKRADGPYMKGKVWPGECFFPDFTDPEVRDWWSGLFKELIEEIGVKGVWNDMNEPAVMDVPGKTFPNDVRHNYEGNRCSHRKAHNIYGMQMARATYQGLKKFSYPKRPFVITRAAYSGTQRYTSTWTGDNVATWDHLNIANIQAQRLSMSGFSFVGSDIGGFAEQPNGELYARWIQLGMFHPFFRTHSSGDHGDQEPWAFGSNITDIVRKFIEIRYQLLPYLYTAFWRYAEEGIPILKSLVLFDQEDQHTHYRNDEFIFGEKILACPIAEPNAKGRRMFIPRGDWYNFWDNTVWKGGEEVWVDADLDSMPIFVKAGAIIPKYPVQQYVGEKEIKELELDVYYKEGKETSQVYEDAHDGYDYKKGRFSLRDFKLIGKKKSLTIQQFKAGKYMTPYETFKINIKGLPFKITKIDIDHDLLDLKKVKVNGDNSFVIAKEFNRLHITGK, from the coding sequence ATGATTTTAAATACAGAACTGGAACACAAAGGGAATTTGTTCCCTTCAAAAGTAATATCGTACAGAAAAGATGTAGATACTTTTTATTTTACCACAGATAATTTTGTGGTATTACAGGTTACCGTGAGACGAGATAGTGTGATCCGTTTCAGATATAGTACAAAGACGATTTTTGACAATGATTTTTCGTATGCCATAACAAAATATGCAAGCGAGGGTTATAACCATCTTGAGCTGACAGAGGATGAAACGCATTATATTATTACCACCTCAAAATTGATCTGCAAGATATCAAAGACGGACCTCAGAAAGTCTATTTATGATGCAAAGGATGATAAATTAATATGTGAGGATGAGCTAGGATTTCACTGGGAGGAAAGCTACGAATTTGGAGGTGATATTGTAAAGATGTCAAAAGTTTCACAAGACAGTGAAGCCTTTTATGGGTTGGGAGACAAGCCGGTACATATCAATTTAAAGGGAAAGAGATTCGAGAACTGGGTAACGGATTCATATGCTTACGGAAGAGATACAGACCCAATTTATAAAACGATTCCATTTTACGTTGGGCTTCATCATGAGAAGGCCTATGGAATATTTTTTGATAACACATTCCGATCTTATTTTGATTTTTGCAGCGAAAGAAGAAATATTACAAGTTTCTGGGCCGAAGGTGGTGAAATGAATTACTATTTCATATACGGCCCTGCCATGACCGATGTGGTAGCGTCCTATACGGATCTTACCGGTAAACCTCATGAATTACCCCCTTTATGGGCTTTGGGTTACCATCAATGCAAATGGAGCTATTATCCTGAATCAAATGTAAGGGCCATAACCAGTAAGTTTCGTGAATTGGAAATTCCTTGCGATGCCATTTACCTTGATATTGATTATATGGACGGATTCAGGTGTTTTACCTGGAATAAAGAGCACTTTCCGGACCCAAAGAAAATGGTAAAGGATTTTGAGGAACAAGGGTTTAAAACCATAGCCATAATAGACCCTGGAATCAAGATCGATATGGAATACTCGGTTTTCCGTGAAGCCCTGGAGAAGGATTATTTTTGTAAAAGGGCAGACGGGCCATATATGAAAGGGAAAGTATGGCCGGGAGAATGTTTCTTCCCGGATTTTACCGATCCTGAGGTTCGCGACTGGTGGTCAGGACTCTTTAAAGAACTCATTGAAGAAATTGGTGTTAAGGGAGTTTGGAATGATATGAATGAACCGGCGGTTATGGATGTTCCCGGTAAAACCTTTCCAAATGACGTAAGGCACAACTATGAGGGAAACAGATGCAGTCATAGAAAAGCACATAATATTTATGGTATGCAAATGGCCAGAGCCACATATCAGGGCCTAAAGAAATTTTCATATCCAAAGCGCCCCTTTGTAATAACCAGGGCTGCATATTCAGGAACCCAGCGTTACACTTCAACCTGGACAGGTGATAATGTAGCTACCTGGGATCATTTGAATATTGCCAATATACAGGCTCAAAGGCTTAGCATGTCAGGGTTCTCTTTTGTAGGATCTGATATAGGAGGTTTTGCTGAACAACCCAATGGAGAACTTTATGCTAGATGGATACAGCTTGGGATGTTTCATCCTTTTTTCAGAACGCATTCGTCAGGAGATCACGGAGATCAGGAACCTTGGGCCTTTGGATCGAACATTACAGATATCGTTCGTAAATTTATTGAAATCAGGTATCAATTGCTTCCTTATTTATACACTGCCTTTTGGAGATATGCTGAAGAAGGTATCCCTATTTTAAAGTCACTTGTATTGTTTGATCAGGAAGATCAGCACACACATTACAGAAATGATGAATTTATTTTTGGAGAAAAGATTCTTGCCTGTCCTATTGCGGAACCAAATGCCAAAGGAAGAAGAATGTTTATTCCTCGTGGAGACTGGTATAATTTCTGGGATAATACAGTGTGGAAAGGCGGTGAAGAAGTTTGGGTGGATGCCGACCTGGACTCCATGCCTATATTTGTGAAGGCCGGGGCAATCATACCTAAGTATCCTGTTCAGCAATACGTAGGGGAAAAAGAGATCAAAGAACTTGAATTGGATGTATATTATAAGGAAGGAAAAGAAACTTCACAGGTATATGAAGATGCCCATGATGGTTATGACTATAAAAAAGGCAGGTTTAGCCTGAGAGACTTTAAGTTGATAGGGAAAAAGAAATCGCTTACGATCCAGCAGTTCAAGGCAGGGAAATATATGACCCCCTATGAAACTTTTAAAATCAATATAAAAGGCCTTCCTTTTAAAATCACTAAGATTGATATTGACCATGACCTGCTTGATTTGAAGAAAGTTAAGGTCAATGGAGATAATTCCTTTGTTATTGCAAAAGAATTCAACAGGTTGCATATTACAGGGAAATAG
- a CDS encoding DUF6249 domain-containing protein: MEAVLIPLIVFASIFGVFYIFLSTRNKERMALIEKGADASLFQSKKTHRSNLTLKFGMLAVGIGIGILVASLIETYTVMDEEVAYPSMIFLFGGLFLVANAMIEKKDRIEE, translated from the coding sequence ATGGAAGCAGTATTGATCCCTTTAATAGTATTCGCATCAATCTTTGGTGTCTTTTATATTTTTCTTAGCACAAGAAACAAAGAAAGAATGGCCTTAATTGAAAAAGGTGCGGATGCCTCACTTTTCCAATCCAAAAAAACCCACAGGTCTAATCTTACGTTGAAGTTCGGTATGTTGGCAGTTGGTATCGGAATAGGAATCCTCGTGGCATCGTTAATAGAAACCTATACGGTAATGGACGAGGAAGTTGCTTATCCTTCAATGATTTTCTTATTCGGTGGCTTGTTCCTTGTAGCAAACGCGATGATCGAAAAGAAAGATCGAATTGAGGAATAA
- a CDS encoding RNA polymerase sigma factor, with amino-acid sequence MDKNADQIYIEKVLMGDANAYAYLINKYKDMTYTLAMKIVKNHEDAEEVAQDSFLKAYEKLDSFKGDSKFSTWLYTIVYRNSITKIRKKKVATSDIDDYVMDNYSEGSESPQIDAIKGEEQKKYVKEAIDRLPEKDAYLVTLFYMNESSIEEIEKITGLTQSNIKVKLFRARKKLNTELSFLLKEEVKTIL; translated from the coding sequence ATGGATAAAAATGCTGATCAGATCTACATTGAAAAGGTATTAATGGGTGACGCCAATGCATACGCGTACTTAATTAATAAGTATAAGGATATGACTTATACCCTTGCCATGAAGATTGTCAAGAACCATGAAGATGCCGAAGAAGTGGCTCAGGATAGTTTCTTAAAGGCCTATGAGAAACTGGATAGTTTTAAAGGAGATTCAAAATTCTCTACCTGGTTATATACAATTGTCTATCGTAATTCAATCACAAAGATCAGAAAAAAGAAAGTGGCTACTTCGGATATAGATGACTACGTTATGGACAACTATTCAGAAGGAAGTGAATCTCCGCAGATCGATGCCATAAAAGGTGAGGAACAGAAGAAATACGTAAAGGAGGCCATTGACAGATTACCTGAAAAAGACGCCTATCTGGTGACACTTTTTTACATGAATGAAAGTTCTATAGAAGAGATAGAAAAGATTACGGGTCTTACCCAGAGTAACATCAAGGTGAAACTCTTTAGAGCAAGAAAAAAGCTGAATACAGAATTATCCTTTTTATTAAAGGAGGAAGTAAAGACAATATTATGA
- a CDS encoding sugar phosphate isomerase/epimerase family protein, translating into MTNSFKLSKTIMMVFVMAFFLSCNSGPKSSDGEKATEDLTEKPDHKESDFKISLAQWSLHKTYFGGPITDWGEFARLIKESPDSVLKGDADPMDFPELAASYGIKSIELVNTFYFTKVEDMEYWSAFKKKCEDSGVSVGLIMCDLVGNLADADPEVRLKAVEDHYKWVDLADFLGAKSIRVNAGGEGTAEEVAANAVDGLSKLGTYGASKGINIIVENHGGYSSNGEWLSEIMKKVGMENVGTLPDFGNFCVKYGADGCEESYDKYKGMAELMPFAKGVSAKSNQFDENGNEVNSDYLRMMKIVKESGFKGYVGIEYEGVELSEDEGIKATKALLEKVFEEI; encoded by the coding sequence ATGACAAATTCATTTAAACTGTCAAAAACCATTATGATGGTTTTTGTAATGGCCTTTTTTCTGAGTTGTAATTCTGGCCCTAAATCTTCAGATGGAGAAAAAGCAACCGAAGATCTTACTGAAAAACCTGATCATAAAGAATCTGATTTTAAGATATCCCTGGCTCAGTGGTCACTGCACAAAACTTACTTTGGCGGACCCATAACAGATTGGGGTGAATTTGCCAGGTTAATAAAGGAATCACCTGATTCGGTATTAAAGGGTGATGCGGACCCAATGGATTTTCCAGAGTTGGCAGCTAGCTATGGAATTAAATCCATAGAGTTAGTCAACACCTTTTATTTTACGAAAGTTGAAGACATGGAGTACTGGTCAGCATTTAAAAAGAAATGTGAAGATTCAGGCGTGTCGGTTGGATTGATCATGTGTGACCTGGTTGGTAACTTGGCGGATGCTGATCCTGAGGTTCGTTTAAAAGCTGTAGAGGACCATTATAAATGGGTGGATCTGGCCGATTTCCTGGGTGCTAAATCAATTCGAGTCAATGCAGGCGGAGAAGGCACGGCTGAAGAAGTGGCCGCAAATGCAGTGGACGGGCTTTCAAAATTGGGAACTTATGGTGCATCAAAAGGCATCAATATCATTGTTGAAAACCACGGAGGATATTCTTCCAACGGAGAATGGCTTTCAGAAATCATGAAAAAAGTCGGAATGGAAAATGTTGGGACATTGCCTGACTTTGGCAATTTTTGTGTGAAATACGGTGCTGACGGATGTGAGGAATCTTATGATAAATACAAAGGAATGGCTGAACTCATGCCTTTTGCAAAGGGTGTCAGTGCCAAATCGAATCAATTCGATGAAAACGGAAATGAGGTTAACTCTGATTATCTCAGGATGATGAAAATCGTTAAGGAGTCAGGATTTAAAGGCTACGTGGGTATTGAATACGAAGGAGTGGAGCTTTCTGAAGATGAAGGAATCAAGGCAACAAAAGCCTTACTTGAAAAAGTATTCGAAGAAATTTAG
- a CDS encoding DUF6174 domain-containing protein, with protein MVRFKHLLIFLGFIALLSCEDNGSNLSERQVQMNLLNKNKDLWEGHSIDHYKLDQSKVCYCYFGDAGNNWSIEIQKTPDRLVLFNNDIVEELPEFALSVDQLFNQIEREINRDPFPYKLEVKYNSDYGYPEMFSVDIDKNIADEEYSFINSDFKIMECESGSLTGKLVLKGICMNYVIEVVDGNIDPDLIEETWINPSTNDSYNNVFALGSLCDFPESIEEGDVFQFSIVTDESPQSCAVCQAYSPVPEKSIRIKVCQ; from the coding sequence ATGGTTCGATTCAAACATCTCTTAATTTTTCTGGGATTTATTGCCTTGCTATCATGTGAGGATAATGGAAGTAATTTATCTGAACGTCAGGTTCAAATGAATTTATTGAATAAAAACAAAGACTTATGGGAGGGGCACAGTATTGATCATTATAAGCTGGATCAGTCCAAAGTTTGTTATTGCTATTTTGGGGATGCAGGGAATAACTGGAGTATTGAAATTCAGAAAACACCTGATCGATTGGTGCTGTTCAATAATGACATTGTCGAGGAACTTCCAGAATTCGCTTTATCTGTTGACCAATTATTCAATCAGATCGAGAGGGAAATTAATCGAGACCCTTTTCCTTATAAATTGGAGGTTAAGTATAATTCAGATTATGGATATCCGGAGATGTTCTCGGTTGATATTGATAAGAATATAGCAGACGAAGAATACAGTTTCATAAACTCTGATTTTAAAATTATGGAATGTGAATCCGGATCATTGACGGGGAAACTCGTTTTGAAAGGAATCTGCATGAACTATGTAATCGAAGTGGTGGATGGTAACATCGATCCTGATTTAATAGAGGAGACCTGGATCAATCCGTCAACAAATGATTCTTATAATAATGTTTTTGCTTTGGGCAGTTTGTGTGATTTCCCGGAGAGTATAGAAGAAGGAGATGTTTTTCAGTTTTCCATTGTGACGGATGAATCTCCTCAGTCATGTGCAGTATGTCAAGCTTATAGCCCGGTTCCGGAGAAATCAATACGCATAAAAGTTTGTCAATAG
- a CDS encoding alpha/beta hydrolase, with the protein MKRLLNILGIITVVLFLWTCQDDENEPISESKLEFKEFTSISLKDNPIGNADIRKVQIYLPRGYENNPSKKYPVIYLLHGLPFTSESFTEIETWDPFIGGNSPFQIYPDFPDEGFRSWVDGLILSGKMKSSILVMPDAASTYGFSFYTNSILNGGFEDFIAKDLVGFIDANYRTLSNKDGRALIGFSQGGYGAVKLAMKHSDVFGVVAGHSGALYLDGFFGMGALIIAENPDGLTGPDPNKFFTTAAYAMSSAWSPNLANPPYMVDFPFEYPSGDIVPKVRERWLKNCAFNLLDDHLDGMNSLNGVYLDCGTLDELQMSGMVEAFVAKIDVAGVDYTYETFEGGHFDKMFSRLERSLSFASSNLN; encoded by the coding sequence ATGAAAAGGCTTTTAAACATTTTAGGAATAATAACCGTTGTGTTATTCCTGTGGACATGTCAGGATGATGAAAATGAACCTATATCCGAAAGTAAACTGGAATTTAAAGAGTTCACAAGCATATCCTTAAAGGACAACCCAATTGGTAACGCAGATATAAGAAAGGTTCAGATTTACCTGCCAAGGGGTTATGAAAATAATCCTTCAAAAAAGTATCCTGTCATTTATTTGCTGCATGGACTTCCATTTACAAGTGAATCGTTTACAGAAATTGAAACATGGGATCCTTTTATTGGAGGTAATAGCCCATTCCAGATTTATCCTGATTTTCCGGATGAAGGATTCAGATCCTGGGTTGACGGTTTGATTTTGAGTGGTAAAATGAAATCTTCCATTCTCGTCATGCCTGATGCTGCAAGTACTTATGGATTTAGTTTTTACACCAATTCAATTTTAAATGGAGGGTTTGAAGATTTTATCGCCAAAGATCTTGTTGGTTTTATCGATGCAAATTACCGAACCTTGTCTAATAAAGACGGAAGAGCATTAATTGGGTTCTCACAGGGAGGTTATGGCGCTGTCAAATTAGCAATGAAGCATTCGGATGTTTTCGGTGTAGTTGCCGGTCATAGTGGAGCCTTATATCTAGATGGATTTTTCGGAATGGGCGCTTTGATCATTGCTGAAAACCCTGATGGCCTGACCGGACCGGACCCAAACAAGTTTTTTACAACTGCAGCTTACGCCATGAGTTCTGCCTGGTCACCAAATTTAGCAAACCCTCCCTATATGGTTGATTTTCCTTTTGAATATCCATCAGGAGATATCGTTCCCAAAGTAAGGGAACGCTGGCTCAAAAATTGCGCCTTTAACTTACTTGACGATCATCTTGACGGAATGAATTCCTTGAATGGTGTTTATTTGGATTGCGGTACCCTTGATGAACTGCAAATGTCTGGAATGGTGGAAGCTTTTGTAGCTAAAATAGATGTTGCGGGTGTGGATTACACTTATGAAACTTTTGAAGGAGGGCATTTTGATAAAATGTTTTCAAGACTTGAAAGATCACTTTCTTTCGCATCTTCCAATTTGAATTGA
- a CDS encoding glycoside hydrolase family 16 protein translates to MKYFLTIAIAFVLLAMGIKMKNKEEKLSKSEPPVWEVDFFDDFETFNTDNWQDQRIWVNNEKQCYVPDGEFGTREVSDGTLKIKVINIGKKRPCDNLDKFGKQQDDTPYVAGRIASKNRKEFIKGRWTARLRLVGKSEPSMFPAWWILGAQNNESPVQEENENICWPMTGSGEIDIFEHHGDGDKNHYTTGAIKNLGECDKGDWWSLRTGVETTLDEYHEYAVEWEGSDLVYRLDGKEVYRNVGEGDKYPEPMFAILNYAKITDSPMEGEWVMEVDWVKHEYLK, encoded by the coding sequence ATGAAATACTTTTTAACTATCGCAATAGCATTTGTTCTTTTGGCTATGGGAATCAAAATGAAGAACAAAGAAGAGAAATTATCCAAATCGGAACCTCCGGTATGGGAAGTCGATTTTTTCGATGATTTTGAAACTTTCAACACAGATAACTGGCAGGATCAAAGAATCTGGGTGAATAATGAAAAGCAATGTTATGTGCCTGATGGTGAGTTTGGAACACGAGAAGTCAGTGACGGGACTTTAAAAATAAAGGTGATTAATATAGGTAAAAAACGGCCATGTGATAACCTGGACAAATTCGGCAAACAACAAGATGATACCCCCTATGTAGCCGGAAGAATTGCGTCTAAAAACAGAAAGGAATTTATCAAGGGAAGATGGACCGCCCGGTTGCGATTAGTGGGTAAAAGCGAGCCAAGTATGTTTCCGGCATGGTGGATCCTTGGAGCTCAGAACAATGAATCTCCCGTACAGGAGGAAAATGAAAATATCTGCTGGCCAATGACGGGATCCGGTGAAATTGATATTTTTGAGCATCATGGAGATGGCGACAAGAATCATTATACTACCGGTGCGATTAAAAACCTAGGAGAATGTGATAAGGGTGATTGGTGGTCATTGCGAACAGGCGTTGAAACAACCCTGGATGAATATCATGAATACGCGGTAGAGTGGGAAGGAAGTGACCTTGTTTATCGTTTGGATGGAAAAGAGGTTTATCGTAATGTGGGTGAAGGAGATAAATATCCAGAGCCTATGTTTGCCATTTTAAATTATGCAAAAATTACAGATTCACCTATGGAAGGGGAATGGGTAATGGAAGTTGACTGGGTCAAACATGAGTATCTAAAATAG
- a CDS encoding STAS domain-containing protein, whose product MSLEIKLKEIQDKTVIAFIGTLDTNTSPVAEDAILELLDKGTKKMLIDLEQTRYVSSAGLRVFLATAKRIMANSGTLVLCHPNEIVKDILTVSGFNTIIDVKPTVKDALNGN is encoded by the coding sequence ATGAGTTTAGAAATCAAATTGAAAGAAATACAAGATAAGACCGTTATTGCTTTCATTGGAACTCTTGATACCAATACTTCACCTGTTGCGGAGGATGCAATTCTTGAATTACTGGATAAGGGAACAAAAAAGATGCTGATCGACCTGGAACAAACCAGATATGTTAGCAGCGCCGGACTGAGGGTATTTCTGGCTACAGCTAAAAGAATCATGGCCAATTCAGGTACTTTGGTCCTGTGTCACCCAAATGAAATTGTAAAAGATATCCTGACAGTATCGGGTTTTAACACAATTATTGACGTAAAACCAACCGTGAAAGATGCTTTGAACGGTAACTGA